DNA sequence from the Streptomyces sp. MST-110588 genome:
GCGCTCTCGCCGACGGACAGACCCGCCCGTTCGCGCAGCTTTCGAACTTCTGCGCCAAAGCGCCGCTGACGGTACGTGGGATCGGCTCTCAGCCCCATTCACCCCTCCCTCGGCCAAAGCCCGTGGTGTCGCCTAAGTCAGCATTTCACCAACCCTGTTGTGGATCCACAACCCATGTCGCTACGGTGAGTACCGAGTCAGTCACGGACTGCATTCACCTGGAGGCTGTCACCTTGCATACGCCGGCCGAGACCTGGTCCTACGGACTCTTCATCCCCCACGACCCGCGGGCGGTGGGCGTCGTCCGAGCCACCCTGCGGCAGATCCTCAGCGGCGCCGGACTCAACTGTCTCGTGGAGGCGACCGAGTTGATGGTGTCGGAGCTGGTGACCAACGCCTACCGGCACACCCGTACCGACGCGTACGTGAGCATGGAGCGCTCCCCGCACGAACTGACCGTCGCGGTATGGGACACCGGGGCCGGGCAGCCGGAGCCGCGCCACCCCGAACCGGAGGACGAGTGCGGGCGCGGCCTGGGCATCGTGCAGGCGTGCGCCGACTCCTGGGGCGTACGCGATCACCCGAACGGGAAGTCGGTGTGGTTCACCCTGGTACCGAAGGCGGAGTGAGAGGGCCCGCAGCCGGTCCGGGCCGGAGCGTCCCGGTCGCAGTCGGACCACCGGGCCACCGCTCCGTGCGCCCACCGCTCCGTGCGCGAGCGCCCCAATGACGAGGGCGCCCAAGGCCGTCCGGCCCCGGGCGCCCTGGCGCGTCAGTACATCACCGTACGACTACGCCGCGCCGACGACGTCCTTCTCCTCGGCGAAGTGGCAGGCCGACTCGTGGGCGGCCGGCGAGTCCGAGCCCTTGAAGCGCTCGGGCACCGCCAGTACCGGCATCTCCTGCGCACACTTGTCCTCGGCCTTCCAGCACCGCGTACGGAAGCGGCAGCCGGAGGGCGGGTTGGCCGGCGAGGGCACGTCCCCGGTCAGGATGATGCGCTCGCGGCCGTTGCGGGCCTCGGGGTCGGGCACCGGCACCGCGGACAGCAGGGCCTGGGTGTACGGGTGGGTGGGGTGCTCGTAGATCTCCTCGTCCGTACCGATCTCCGCCATCTTGCCGAGGTACATCA
Encoded proteins:
- a CDS encoding ATP-binding protein, which gives rise to MHTPAETWSYGLFIPHDPRAVGVVRATLRQILSGAGLNCLVEATELMVSELVTNAYRHTRTDAYVSMERSPHELTVAVWDTGAGQPEPRHPEPEDECGRGLGIVQACADSWGVRDHPNGKSVWFTLVPKAE